From Deltaproteobacteria bacterium:
GGACGGAGCTCTACCACGGGAACGCTGATCTGTGACGCCTGCAAAATTTTATTTGGACTCTGCAAGATTGTCGCTAGGCGTTTGCCGATTTCCGAGCGGACGACTTTAGCGTCGCAGTGTACACAGATGCCGGCCGGGACATTGTCGATAGCGACTAACTTCCCGCGAATTCAAAAGTCCTGCTTGATCGGCTTCTCAACCATCTTTGCATCGCAGATTTCGCATTCGCCGTAGCCGTATTTTTCGGATTTGATTTTCATGGTTTGTTACCTACGCTTCAGTCAAGAATAGACTCCCGCCCCCCCTTCCGCTGCCGACGATAGATTGTAAAGATTGTGATGTCAGACTCCGAAGCCGATCTTTACGGTTTGATTCCCTGTGCCGCGAATGCCTTATCGATAAAGCCGCTATCATCGAGTTTCTTGACCAGGCGCGCGTCATTGAGCTCATCGAGGTTCACAGCGCCGATTTTTGGATTCTGCGCTTTCATCAGGCGCTGCACATGGACCAGGCCTTCGACGGACGGAAGCGGCTTTCGCTCCAAGACGCGCAATAGGTCAAGATAGCCCTCTTCGGCCGCCGCGGCGTTGATTTTCATGCGCCGCATCAATGTTTTGATTGCCGCCGGTTTGTTCTTGGGTGCCAAGATGTAGGCTACCGCTTCGATTTCAGCTTTGAGCAAGTTCTCCAATGTGTCGCTGCGCTGCTGCAAGAAACTTTTTTGCACCACCAAAGCCTGGCTGACGAATTGATGCTTGAGATCGGAGTATTCGCCGATAACCGTGAAACCCTTGAGTTTGATTCGGCTAGAGTTGATGCCGTCAAAGACTGCCGCGTTGACGATACCGGCCTCCAGGGCCTGCACCGTCAGCGCCTGTTCACCCAGCGCCTGGAGCTGCATCTTATCGCGCTGCACATCGAGGCCGAAATGCTCGAGCCAAAGCAACAAGGCCATCCAAGTAGTGCCGCCGATACTTGTCAGTCCGATGCGTTTGCCGCGCAAATCCTCGGGCCGTTTGATACTGGGTTGAGCCATCAAGTCGAAATTGTTGCGGCTGCCAAATGTGGCGATGATTTTTAGGTCTTGGCCGCCGGCGACGGCAGCCAGCGTCGCGCTACCGCCGGTGCTGCCGACTTGGATGTCGCCCGCCGCCAGGCCGGCGACGAGTATTGGCGCGCCGCGAATAAATACGGATTCGACATCAACGCCATACTTGTTGAAAAGTCCCATGTCCTGCGCCAGCCAAAACGGCAGAGCGCGACCCGGGCTGGCGTAGCCAAGAATG
This genomic window contains:
- a CDS encoding ABC transporter substrate-binding protein; this encodes MRRLLLIAFTSLALNSLWSSYALAATAGKIILGYASPGRALPFWLAQDMGLFNKYGVDVESVFIRGAPILVAGLAAGDIQVGSTGGSATLAAVAGGQDLKIIATFGSRNNFDLMAQPSIKRPEDLRGKRIGLTSIGGTTWMALLLWLEHFGLDVQRDKMQLQALGEQALTVQALEAGIVNAAVFDGINSSRIKLKGFTVIGEYSDLKHQFVSQALVVQKSFLQQRSDTLENLLKAEIEAVAYILAPKNKPAAIKTLMRRMKINAAAAEEGYLDLLRVLERKPLPSVEGLVHVQRLMKAQNPKIGAVNLDELNDARLVKKLDDSGFIDKAFAAQGIKP